The following coding sequences are from one Syngnathus acus chromosome 14, fSynAcu1.2, whole genome shotgun sequence window:
- the aifm1 gene encoding apoptosis-inducing factor 1, mitochondrial isoform X5 translates to MLKCRTVWRKLAPLARASSTLCRQNVRRTGLHNARIPAHVPGAHMATGPAGGGGENQLYVLLVGATCLGGAIYAYRTVKGDQQRYEERIAEIASRPHRRTQQATASVQMETPAVPESEPQAAPLSEEPSPVVPDAETAASSEAPEPIQEAPPPSEPEPAQLTEPSPAPVVESEPAEAESPAAEPSEPQAEVVAESAEGLTTEQPSPALPPHAPYLLIGGGTASFAAARSIRARDPGARVLIVTDEPDLPYMRPPLSKELWFSDDPTVTETLRFKQWNGKERSIYFQPPSFYITPEELSTAENGGVAVLSSKKVVHMDVRGNKVKLDDDTEISYDKCLIATGGIPRNLQVIDRAEEEVKQKTTLFRKIDDFRTLDKVSRNIKSITVIGGGFLGSELACALGRRSQDSGLEVIQMFPEKGNMGKVLPEYLSNWTTEKVKTEGVKVISEALVKSVTCKDDQLEIKLKDGRLIKTDHVVAAVGLEPNVDLAKSAGLEVDSDFGGYRVNAELQARSNIWVAGDAACFYDIRLGRRRVEHHDHAVVSGRLAGENMTGANKPYWHQSMFWSDLGPDVGYEAIGIVDSSLPTVGVFAKATAKDTPKAATEESGTGIRSESETEDVASSPVASSISAPAETHKDDYGKGVIFYLRDKVVVGIILWNVFNRMPIARKIIKDGEEHADLNEVAKLFNIHED, encoded by the exons ATGCTCAAATGTAGAACCGTGTGGAGAAAGCTTGCTCCCCTTGCCAGAGCCTCGTCAACACTGTGTCGGCAAAATGTGAGGAGGACAG gttTGCATAATGCTAGAATACCTGCACATGTACCTGGGGCTCATATGGCGACAGGGCCTGCAGGAGGTGGTGGAGAAAATCAGCTGTATGTCCTCCTGGTTGGGGCAACCTGCCTTGGTGGAGCAATTTAC GCGTATAGAACTGTTAAAGGAGACCAGCAAAGATATGAAGAACGAATTGCAGAAATCGCATCTCGACCACATCGAAGAACCCAACAAGCAACCGCCAGCGTCCAGATGGAAACTCCTG CTGTTCCAGAGTCAGAACCTCAAGCCGCACCTTTGTCCGAAGAGCCGAGCCCTGTCGTGCCTGATGCTGAGACAGCAGCCTCAAGTGAAGCACCTGAACCTATCCAAG aagccccgcccccttccgAGCCAGAGCCAGCCCAATTAACCGAGCCGTCCCCGGCGCCTGTTGTGGAGAGTG AACCCGCAGAAGCTGAAAGCCCCGCAGCCGAGCCGTCTGAGCCGCAGGCTGAAGTGGTGGCAGAGAGTG CTGAAGGACTCACCACTGAGCAGCCCTCACCCGCACTTCCCCCACATGCTCCTTACCTCCTGATTGGTGGTGGGACGGCCTCCTTCGCCGCTGCCCGCTCCATTCGAGCCAGAGACCCCGGCGCCCGC GTTTTGATTGTGACGGACGAGCCGGACCTCCCGTACATGAGACCGCCCTTGTCCAAAGAGCTGTGGTTCTCTGACGACCCCACTGTGACAGAAACACTACGTTTCAAGCAGTGGAATGGAAAAGAACGAAG tattTACTTTCAACCACCATCATTCTACATTACTCCAGAAGAACTGAGTACTGCAGAAAATGGCGGCGTGGCAGTTCTCTCAAGCAAAAAG GTTGTCCACATGGATGTGAGGGGAAACAAAGTAAAACTAGACGACGACACGGAGATCTCATACGACAAGTGCTTGATTGCCACAG GCGGCATTCCAAGAAATTTGCAAGTTATTGACCGAGCAGAAGAGGAGGTGAAGCAGAAGACGACTTTATTCCGTAAG ATTGATGACTTCCGGACTTTAGATAAAGTCTCCAGAAACATAAAGTCCATCACAGTCATCGGAGGCGGTTTCTTGGGCAGCGAACTGGCCTGTGCCCTCGGCAGACGAT CTCAGGATTCCGGTCTGGAGGTGATCCAGATGTTCCCCGAGAAGGGTAACATGGGCAAAGTTCTGCCCGAGTATCTCAGCAACTGGACTacagaaaaagtcaaaacag agGGTGTGAAAGTCATCTCAGAAGCTCTCGTCAAATCTGTGACATGCAAAGATGATCAGTTAGAAATAAAACTCAAGGATGGTCGATTG ATAAAAACAGATCACGTGGTTGCAGCCGTTGGTCTGGAGCCCAACGTCGACCTCGCCAAGTCGGCAGGTCTGGAGGTGGACTCGGACTTTGGTGGCTATCGTGTCAATGCCGAGCTGCAAGCTCGGTCCAACATTTGGGTG GCGGGAGATGCCGCTTGTTTCTACGACATAAGGCTTGGCCGCAGACGGGTGGAGCACCACGACCATGCCGTTGTCAGCGGCCGACTGGCCGGGGAGAACATGACAGGAGCCAACAAGCCTTACTGGCATCAATCTATGTTCTG GAGTGACCTGGGTCCTGACGTAGGCTATGAGGCCATTGGGATTGTGGACAGCAGTTTGCCCACCGTGGGGGTCTTTGCCAAAGCCACAGCCAAGGATACACCCAAAGCTGCCACTGAAGAGTCTG gaaccGGTATCCGCTCAGAAAGCGAAACGGAGGACGTGGCATCGAGCCCCGTGGCCTCCTCCATATCTGCTCCCGCTGAGACGCACAAAGATGACTACGGGAAAGGAGTCATTTTCTACCTGCGAGACAAAGTGGTGGTGGGCATTATCCTGTGGAACGTTTTCAACCGAATGCCCATCGCAAGAAAG ATTATCAAGGACGGAGAGGAACACGCCGATCTAAACGAGGTGGCTAAACTGTTTAACATCCACGAAGATTAG
- the aifm1 gene encoding apoptosis-inducing factor 1, mitochondrial isoform X7 — MLKCRTVWRKLAPLARASSTLCRQNVRRTGLHNARIPAHVPGAHMATGPAGGGGENQLYVLLVGATCLGGAIYAYRTVKGDQQRYEERIAEIASRPHRRTQQATASVQMETPAVPESEPQAAPLSEEPSPVVPDAETAASSEAPEPIQAEGLTTEQPSPALPPHAPYLLIGGGTASFAAARSIRARDPGARVLIVTDEPDLPYMRPPLSKELWFSDDPTVTETLRFKQWNGKERSIYFQPPSFYITPEELSTAENGGVAVLSSKKVVHMDVRGNKVKLDDDTEISYDKCLIATGGIPRNLQVIDRAEEEVKQKTTLFRKIDDFRTLDKVSRNIKSITVIGGGFLGSELACALGRRSQDSGLEVIQMFPEKGNMGKVLPEYLSNWTTEKVKTEGVKVISEALVKSVTCKDDQLEIKLKDGRLIKTDHVVAAVGLEPNVDLAKSAGLEVDSDFGGYRVNAELQARSNIWVAGDAACFYDIRLGRRRVEHHDHAVVSGRLAGENMTGANKPYWHQSMFWSDLGPDVGYEAIGIVDSSLPTVGVFAKATAKDTPKAATEESGTGIRSESETEDVASSPVASSISAPAETHKDDYGKGVIFYLRDKVVVGIILWNVFNRMPIARKIIKDGEEHADLNEVAKLFNIHED, encoded by the exons ATGCTCAAATGTAGAACCGTGTGGAGAAAGCTTGCTCCCCTTGCCAGAGCCTCGTCAACACTGTGTCGGCAAAATGTGAGGAGGACAG gttTGCATAATGCTAGAATACCTGCACATGTACCTGGGGCTCATATGGCGACAGGGCCTGCAGGAGGTGGTGGAGAAAATCAGCTGTATGTCCTCCTGGTTGGGGCAACCTGCCTTGGTGGAGCAATTTAC GCGTATAGAACTGTTAAAGGAGACCAGCAAAGATATGAAGAACGAATTGCAGAAATCGCATCTCGACCACATCGAAGAACCCAACAAGCAACCGCCAGCGTCCAGATGGAAACTCCTG CTGTTCCAGAGTCAGAACCTCAAGCCGCACCTTTGTCCGAAGAGCCGAGCCCTGTCGTGCCTGATGCTGAGACAGCAGCCTCAAGTGAAGCACCTGAACCTATCCAAG CTGAAGGACTCACCACTGAGCAGCCCTCACCCGCACTTCCCCCACATGCTCCTTACCTCCTGATTGGTGGTGGGACGGCCTCCTTCGCCGCTGCCCGCTCCATTCGAGCCAGAGACCCCGGCGCCCGC GTTTTGATTGTGACGGACGAGCCGGACCTCCCGTACATGAGACCGCCCTTGTCCAAAGAGCTGTGGTTCTCTGACGACCCCACTGTGACAGAAACACTACGTTTCAAGCAGTGGAATGGAAAAGAACGAAG tattTACTTTCAACCACCATCATTCTACATTACTCCAGAAGAACTGAGTACTGCAGAAAATGGCGGCGTGGCAGTTCTCTCAAGCAAAAAG GTTGTCCACATGGATGTGAGGGGAAACAAAGTAAAACTAGACGACGACACGGAGATCTCATACGACAAGTGCTTGATTGCCACAG GCGGCATTCCAAGAAATTTGCAAGTTATTGACCGAGCAGAAGAGGAGGTGAAGCAGAAGACGACTTTATTCCGTAAG ATTGATGACTTCCGGACTTTAGATAAAGTCTCCAGAAACATAAAGTCCATCACAGTCATCGGAGGCGGTTTCTTGGGCAGCGAACTGGCCTGTGCCCTCGGCAGACGAT CTCAGGATTCCGGTCTGGAGGTGATCCAGATGTTCCCCGAGAAGGGTAACATGGGCAAAGTTCTGCCCGAGTATCTCAGCAACTGGACTacagaaaaagtcaaaacag agGGTGTGAAAGTCATCTCAGAAGCTCTCGTCAAATCTGTGACATGCAAAGATGATCAGTTAGAAATAAAACTCAAGGATGGTCGATTG ATAAAAACAGATCACGTGGTTGCAGCCGTTGGTCTGGAGCCCAACGTCGACCTCGCCAAGTCGGCAGGTCTGGAGGTGGACTCGGACTTTGGTGGCTATCGTGTCAATGCCGAGCTGCAAGCTCGGTCCAACATTTGGGTG GCGGGAGATGCCGCTTGTTTCTACGACATAAGGCTTGGCCGCAGACGGGTGGAGCACCACGACCATGCCGTTGTCAGCGGCCGACTGGCCGGGGAGAACATGACAGGAGCCAACAAGCCTTACTGGCATCAATCTATGTTCTG GAGTGACCTGGGTCCTGACGTAGGCTATGAGGCCATTGGGATTGTGGACAGCAGTTTGCCCACCGTGGGGGTCTTTGCCAAAGCCACAGCCAAGGATACACCCAAAGCTGCCACTGAAGAGTCTG gaaccGGTATCCGCTCAGAAAGCGAAACGGAGGACGTGGCATCGAGCCCCGTGGCCTCCTCCATATCTGCTCCCGCTGAGACGCACAAAGATGACTACGGGAAAGGAGTCATTTTCTACCTGCGAGACAAAGTGGTGGTGGGCATTATCCTGTGGAACGTTTTCAACCGAATGCCCATCGCAAGAAAG ATTATCAAGGACGGAGAGGAACACGCCGATCTAAACGAGGTGGCTAAACTGTTTAACATCCACGAAGATTAG